A window from Ignavibacteriota bacterium encodes these proteins:
- a CDS encoding cytochrome C: protein MFAKINLAQISPGDLTKAHAELEGMSNCTKCHDLGKQVSKAKCLDCHTEISDLINQNRGFHSNKNVAVKDCWSCHGEHFGRNFKIIKFDENKFEHNETGFELKGSHKKLDCDKCHKSEFIHDKKLKSRKNTFLGLGTKCKNCHEDVHQKTLDDDCAKCHTEEKFKPAQKFLHDNTNFKLTGKHQNVDCEKCHAKEKRNNKSFQKFAEVKFNSCESCHNDFHKGKFGNDCKTCHNTNSFNEVNISDKFNHSKTNFPLIGKHQKVKCENCHKESLTSKPKFSKCYDCHNDFHKGEFIKNNIQTDCKVCHTEYGFSPSNFTLEMHEKTEFKLTNSHSATPCFACHYKNESWTFKISGEKCISCHSNIHGNEIGEKYFNENKCETCHSTISWKTIEFDHSKTEFELIGKHKTATCRDCHFTIEDSKIIAQKFIQLKTNCTQCHNDIHQGQFVKDEKELCENCHTFNNWQPTLFDHNKTRFAIDGAHRNVSCDKCHKQIVRNEISFKNFKIEDIRCISCHS from the coding sequence ATTTTTGCTAAAATAAATTTAGCGCAAATTTCTCCCGGAGATTTAACCAAAGCTCATGCGGAATTAGAAGGAATGAGCAACTGCACAAAATGTCACGATTTGGGAAAGCAAGTTTCCAAAGCCAAATGTCTTGATTGCCACACAGAAATTTCGGATTTAATAAATCAAAATAGAGGATTTCATTCAAATAAAAATGTAGCTGTTAAAGATTGCTGGAGCTGCCACGGAGAACATTTTGGAAGAAATTTTAAAATCATAAAGTTTGATGAAAATAAATTTGAACACAATGAAACCGGATTTGAGCTAAAGGGAAGTCATAAAAAATTAGATTGCGATAAATGTCACAAATCGGAATTTATACATGATAAAAAACTTAAATCAAGAAAAAATACTTTTTTAGGATTAGGTACAAAATGTAAAAATTGCCATGAAGATGTTCATCAAAAAACATTAGATGATGATTGTGCAAAATGTCATACCGAAGAAAAATTTAAACCGGCGCAAAAGTTTTTGCATGATAATACAAATTTTAAATTAACCGGAAAACATCAAAATGTAGATTGTGAAAAATGTCATGCAAAAGAAAAAAGAAATAATAAATCATTTCAGAAATTTGCAGAAGTAAAATTCAACAGTTGCGAATCTTGCCATAATGATTTTCATAAAGGAAAATTTGGTAATGATTGCAAAACTTGCCACAATACAAATTCATTTAATGAAGTAAATATTTCCGATAAATTTAATCATTCAAAAACGAATTTCCCTTTAATTGGTAAACATCAAAAAGTAAAATGTGAAAATTGCCATAAGGAAAGTTTAACAAGTAAACCAAAATTTTCTAAATGTTATGATTGTCATAATGATTTTCATAAAGGTGAATTTATTAAAAATAATATTCAAACGGATTGCAAAGTTTGCCATACTGAGTATGGATTTTCACCTTCCAATTTCACTTTGGAAATGCATGAAAAAACAGAATTTAAATTAACAAATTCACATTCGGCAACTCCGTGTTTTGCATGTCATTATAAAAATGAAAGTTGGACATTTAAAATTTCCGGAGAAAAATGTATTTCATGTCATTCAAATATTCACGGAAATGAAATTGGAGAAAAATATTTTAATGAAAATAAATGCGAAACTTGTCACTCAACAATTTCTTGGAAAACAATTGAGTTTGATCATAGCAAAACAGAATTTGAATTGATTGGGAAACACAAAACCGCAACTTGCAGAGATTGTCATTTCACAATTGAAGATTCTAAAATTATTGCACAAAAATTTATACAATTAAAAACAAATTGCACTCAGTGTCATAATGATATTCATCAAGGTCAGTTTGTTAAAGATGAAAAAGAACTTTGCGAAAATTGTCACACATTTAATAATTGGCAGCCAACTTTATTTGATCATAATAAAACAAGATTTGCAATTGATGGTGCACATAGAAATGTAAGCTGCGATAAATGTCATAAGCAAATTGTAAGAAACGAAATTTCATTTAAAAATTTTAAAATAGAGGATATTAGATGCATAAGCTGTCATTCTTAA
- a CDS encoding NAD(P)-binding domain-containing protein, giving the protein MEYFLSAVVVIVLISAVLFAYYKTHKTQTKINKLKIDKAKEFGFHEPISLHPKINEDICIGSGACVAACPEKDILGIVSGKGKLINASQCVGHGACFHACPVEAISLVMGTEKRGVELPHVSQNYETNIKGIYIAGELGGMGLIKNAVDQGSKAMENIIRTLPKEKNVKFDVIIVGAGPAGIAASLTAAKNNIRFLTLEQDSLGGTVFSFPRAKIVMTKPMDLPLHGKVKLSETSKSELIGLWKEVLEKNNISINENEKVLEIIAYQNSFEVITNHDKYTCSKVLLSIGRRGSPRKLNVPGENLEKVAYRLLEPELIQNQKVIVIGGGDSAIESALLLAEDGTNQVTISYRSESFNRLKPKNLEKIDSAIKTNKISAIYSSNLTEILEKEVKIKLNNGSIIPIQNDLVYIFAGGELPNKFLEKIGIKITKKFGEVILKH; this is encoded by the coding sequence ATAGAATATTTTTTATCAGCCGTTGTTGTAATTGTATTAATTTCAGCAGTTTTATTTGCCTACTATAAAACTCATAAAACACAAACCAAAATAAATAAACTTAAAATTGATAAAGCAAAAGAATTTGGATTTCACGAACCAATTTCGCTTCACCCTAAAATTAACGAAGATATTTGTATTGGAAGCGGTGCTTGCGTTGCCGCTTGTCCGGAAAAAGATATTTTGGGAATTGTAAGCGGAAAAGGAAAATTAATAAATGCATCTCAATGCGTTGGACACGGAGCTTGTTTTCATGCATGTCCCGTTGAAGCAATTTCATTGGTAATGGGAACTGAAAAACGCGGAGTAGAACTTCCTCATGTAAGTCAAAATTATGAAACGAATATTAAAGGAATTTACATTGCCGGCGAATTAGGCGGAATGGGTTTAATAAAAAATGCAGTTGATCAAGGTTCTAAAGCAATGGAAAATATTATTAGAACTTTGCCCAAAGAAAAAAATGTAAAATTTGATGTAATAATTGTCGGAGCCGGTCCCGCTGGAATTGCAGCTTCTTTAACAGCTGCAAAAAATAATATTAGATTTTTAACTCTTGAACAAGATAGTTTGGGCGGAACAGTTTTTTCATTTCCTCGAGCAAAAATTGTAATGACAAAACCGATGGATTTACCACTTCATGGAAAAGTTAAATTAAGTGAAACTTCAAAATCTGAATTAATTGGTCTCTGGAAAGAAGTTTTAGAAAAAAATAATATTTCAATAAATGAAAATGAAAAAGTTTTAGAAATTATTGCTTACCAAAATTCTTTTGAAGTAATTACAAATCACGATAAATATACTTGCTCAAAAGTTTTGCTTTCAATCGGAAGAAGAGGTTCGCCAAGAAAATTAAATGTTCCGGGAGAAAATCTTGAAAAAGTTGCATATCGTTTGCTTGAACCGGAATTAATACAGAATCAAAAAGTAATTGTAATTGGAGGAGGAGATTCCGCAATAGAATCAGCACTTTTACTTGCCGAAGATGGAACAAATCAAGTTACAATTTCTTATCGATCAGAATCTTTTAATCGACTTAAACCAAAAAATTTGGAAAAAATTGATAGCGCAATTAAGACAAACAAAATCAGCGCTATTTACAGTTCTAACTTGACGGAAATTTTAGAAAAAGAAGTAAAAATAAAATTGAATAATGGAAGCATAATTCCAATTCAAAATGATTTAGTTTACATATTTGCGGGCGGAGAATTACCAAATAAATTTCTTGAAAAAATTGGAATTAAAATAACCAAAAAATTTGGTGAGGTAATATTAAAACATTAG
- a CDS encoding amino acid decarboxylase, with the protein MISKTKDMPIEDFRKYGHELIDFIADYFENVEEKPVLAQVKPGDIKEKLSQTPPQKGENMKSILNDVNEIIMPGMTHWNHPNFMAYFNSTASAPAILGDFLSSAFNINGMIWKTSPASTELEEIVLDWFRQMLQLPKKFFGIIYDLASVSSMHAIAAAREQAKSIYKNYDINKLRLYCSEHAHSSIEKGVITLGLPLSAVVKIKTDDQFRMLTSELDDEINKDLENGLFPFCVVATVGTTSTTSIDPVDLISRIVKKYNLWLHVDAAHAGSAAIIPEVRSILSGVEDADSMVVNPHKWLFVPIDLSVLFTSKPEIIKKAFSIVPEYLKTDEESKVINYMDYGIQLGRKFRSLKLWFLIRYFGVEGLQNILREHLRLGELFADFIDRHPNFERMAPTPLSTICFRAIPNKKLSEDELNEFNKIFMDEINNSGKLFLSHTKLNGKFTIRITIGGIKTEEKHILNAWELIQEKFNFLKEK; encoded by the coding sequence ATGATTTCAAAAACTAAAGATATGCCGATTGAAGATTTTAGAAAATATGGACACGAACTTATTGATTTTATTGCGGACTATTTTGAAAATGTTGAAGAAAAACCAGTTTTGGCTCAAGTTAAACCCGGCGATATTAAAGAAAAATTATCCCAAACTCCTCCACAAAAAGGGGAGAATATGAAAAGTATTTTAAATGACGTAAACGAAATTATTATGCCCGGGATGACTCATTGGAATCATCCGAATTTTATGGCGTATTTTAACTCAACAGCTTCTGCCCCGGCAATATTAGGCGATTTTTTAAGTTCAGCATTTAATATCAATGGAATGATTTGGAAAACTTCGCCAGCTTCTACTGAATTGGAAGAAATAGTTTTAGATTGGTTTCGACAAATGCTTCAACTTCCTAAAAAGTTTTTTGGAATTATTTATGATTTAGCTTCTGTAAGTTCAATGCATGCAATTGCCGCCGCACGCGAACAAGCAAAATCAATTTATAAAAATTATGATATAAATAAACTTAGACTTTATTGTTCCGAGCATGCACATTCATCAATTGAAAAAGGGGTAATCACTTTAGGATTACCACTTTCTGCAGTTGTAAAAATAAAAACAGATGATCAATTTAGAATGTTAACTTCAGAACTTGATGATGAAATTAATAAAGATTTAGAAAATGGTTTATTCCCGTTTTGCGTTGTTGCTACAGTTGGAACAACTTCAACAACAAGTATTGATCCGGTTGATTTAATTTCTCGAATTGTAAAAAAATATAATTTGTGGCTGCATGTTGATGCAGCACACGCGGGATCCGCCGCTATAATTCCCGAAGTTAGATCAATATTAAGCGGAGTTGAAGATGCAGATTCGATGGTTGTAAATCCACATAAATGGCTTTTTGTTCCAATTGATTTAAGCGTTTTGTTTACTTCAAAACCGGAAATAATTAAAAAAGCTTTTTCAATTGTTCCGGAATATTTGAAGACTGACGAAGAATCAAAAGTTATAAATTATATGGATTATGGAATTCAGCTTGGAAGAAAATTTCGTTCACTTAAGTTGTGGTTTTTAATTCGTTACTTTGGTGTTGAAGGATTACAAAATATTTTGCGTGAACATTTAAGATTAGGTGAATTATTTGCTGATTTTATTGACCGACATCCAAATTTTGAAAGAATGGCGCCAACTCCATTAAGCACAATATGTTTTAGAGCTATTCCAAATAAAAAATTAAGTGAAGATGAACTAAATGAATTTAATAAAATTTTCATGGATGAAATTAATAATTCGGGAAAATTATTTTTAAGTCACACAAAATTAAACGGAAAATTTACAATAAGAATAACAATCGGCGGAATTAAAACTGAAGAGAAACATATCTTAAATGCTTGGGAATTGATACAAGAGAAATTTAATTTTTTGAAGGAAAAATAA
- a CDS encoding PhzF family phenazine biosynthesis protein, producing MKLKLYQVDAFTSEVFKGNPAAVVPLENWLDDSVMQNIAAENNLAETAFFVNEESGFRIRWFTPTSEVDLCGHATLASSFVLFNILGYDKNKIEFNSRSGKLIVTKEDDLISLNFPSRDPQLIEIDKILVDALGKTPNEVYFDKSTVCIFNDEETVRNLTPKIKDFLNIKTHGVIITAKGNIVDFVSRFFAPDVGIDEDPVTGYAHTLLIPLWARKLGKNKINALQVSKRGGELFCEYMNERVKISGRAVLYLEGEITI from the coding sequence ATGAAATTAAAATTATATCAAGTTGATGCTTTTACAAGCGAAGTTTTCAAAGGAAATCCGGCTGCGGTTGTTCCATTAGAAAATTGGTTGGATGATTCTGTTATGCAAAATATTGCTGCAGAAAATAATTTAGCGGAAACTGCATTTTTTGTAAATGAGGAAAGTGGTTTTAGAATTAGATGGTTTACTCCAACAAGTGAAGTTGATTTATGTGGGCATGCCACACTTGCTTCGTCTTTTGTTCTATTCAACATTTTAGGTTACGATAAAAATAAAATTGAATTTAATTCCAGAAGTGGAAAATTAATTGTTACAAAGGAAGATGATTTAATAAGTTTAAATTTTCCTTCCAGAGATCCACAATTAATTGAAATAGATAAAATACTCGTTGATGCGTTGGGAAAAACTCCCAATGAAGTTTATTTTGATAAATCAACAGTTTGCATTTTTAATGACGAAGAAACTGTTAGAAATTTAACTCCCAAAATCAAAGATTTTTTAAATATTAAAACTCATGGAGTAATCATTACAGCAAAAGGAAATATTGTAGATTTTGTTTCAAGATTTTTTGCACCCGATGTTGGAATAGATGAAGATCCGGTTACCGGTTATGCGCATACTTTATTAATTCCTTTGTGGGCAAGAAAGTTAGGTAAAAATAAAATTAATGCACTACAAGTTTCAAAAAGAGGTGGAGAATTATTTTGTGAATATATGAATGAAAGAGTAAAAATTTCCGGTAGAGCTGTACTTTATTTAGAAGGTGAAATTACAATTTAA